A single Hyperolius riggenbachi isolate aHypRig1 chromosome 12, aHypRig1.pri, whole genome shotgun sequence DNA region contains:
- the NARF gene encoding nuclear prelamin A recognition factor produces MKCENCTKTECSKKKKKEAENAEISEAPLPGDGEEKSEFHRLADSRIFLSDCLACGNCVTSEEGARIFAQNQQELFKVLSLNKRCDPSLHRLVVASVSPQSVPYIAVKFRLSVCEAARKLCGFLKSLGVHHVLDTTIAADFSILETQKEFLLRFRRQTQDERAFPMFASACPGWVQYAERVLGDTVTPHICTAKSPQQIMGSLVKGYFASHKNLSPDKIFHLTVAPCYDRKMEALREDFYTELYNCRDVDCVLTSGEVLQIMEQRNISVKEIEESPLENVFGGESCESVRHEGTSSDGYLAHVFRHAAKELFDMDVQEITYKTLKNKDFLEVCLEKDGETVLRFAAAYGFRNIQNMVLKLRKGKFHYHFVEVLACPGGCLNGKGQAQTTDGKPERGELQEMEALYTHVPVQSPESNPHIQELYATWLEGAESQKSRDMLHTKFVPTAQNATRVDMKW; encoded by the exons AAGAGTGAATTTCACCGTCTGGCGGATTCACGGATCTTCCTGAGCGACTGCCTGGCGTGTGGGAACTGCGTGACGTCAGAGGAAGGGGCCCGCATCTTCGcccagaaccagcaggagctgtttAAGGTCCTGAGCCTGAACAAG AGATGCGATCCGTCCCTCCATAGGCTGGTGGTGGCGTCCGTCAGCCCGCAGTCCGTGCCTTACATCGCTGTCAAGTTCCGGCTGTCCGTCTGCGAGGCGGCCAGGAAGCTGTGCGGCTTCCTCAAGAGTCTGG GCGTCCACCATGTGCTCGACACGACCATCGCCGCAGACTTCAGCATTCTGGAAACGCAGAAAGAATTCCTCTTGAGGTTCCGGCGGCAGACGCAGGATGAACGCGCCTTCCCCATGTTCGCATCGGCTTGTCCAG GTTGGGTCCAGTATGCAGAGCGGGTGTTGGGCGACACAGTGACCCCCCACATCTGCACAGCGAAGTCTCCTCAGCAGATAATGGGATCTCTAGTGAAAGGATACTTTGCTTCACACAAG AACTTGTCCCCTGACAAAATCTTCCACCTCACGGTGGCTCCATGCTACGACCGCAAGATGGAGGCCCTCAGAGAAGACTTTTACACAGAGCTGTACAACTGCCGAGATGTAGACTGTGTGTTGACTTCAG GTGAAGTCTTGCAGATAATGGAACAGAGAAACATCTCTGTCAAAGAAATTGAAGAATCTCCCCTAGAGAATGT CTTCGGAGGAGAGAGCTGCGAGTCTGTCCGCCATGAAGGCACCAGCTCTGACGGCTACCTAGCGCATGTTTTCCGGCACGCCGCCAAGGAGCTGTTCGATATGGATGTCCAAGAGATTACGTACAAAACTCTGAA AAACAAAGACTTCCTGGAGGTGTGCCTAGAGAAAGATGGGGAAACAGTATTGCGTTTTGCCGCGGCTTACGGATTCCGGAACATCCAGAACATGGTGCTGAAGCTGCGCAAGGGGAAGTTCCACTACCACTTTGTGGAGGTCCTGGCCTGCCCCGGAG GCTGTCTGAACGGAAAAGGCCAGGCGCAGACGACGGATGGGAAGCCGGAGCGGGGGGAGCTGCAGGAGATGGAGGCCCTATATACCCACGTGCCAGTCCAGAGCCCGGAGAGTAACCCGCACATACAGGAGCTGTACGCCACGTGGCTGGAGGGCGCCGAATCTCAGAAATCCCGGGACATGCTACATACCAAATTTGTTCCTACCGCCCAGAACGCCACACGGGTGGACATGAAGTGGTGA